In Luteitalea sp. TBR-22, one genomic interval encodes:
- a CDS encoding FliI/YscN family ATPase: protein MALIDLAGGFSLARYHEQVASADPLPMVGQVVRTVGLLVESKGPRVRVGELCELQSRDGAPPLMLEVVGFRDNLLQSVPLGSTTGIRPGDQIVSRGRPASVPVGDALLGRVIDGLCRPLDDLGPLGTSEVGPLHPPPLNPLARQPIDMPIGTGVRAIDALLTVGRGQRVGLFGGSGVGKSTLLGMMARGTAADVAVIALVGERGREVRSFLEHDLGPEGRRRSVVVVSTSDNPPLVRLRAAYAATAIAEWFRDQGKNVLLMMDSVTRFAMAQREVGLAAGEPPTAKGYPPSVFGLLPGLLERAGNVQGRGSITAIYTVLVEGDDTNEPVADNVRAILDGHIVLSRSLGARNHYPAIDILPSVSRTMPDVTTPEHRMKAGRVRDWMALIRENEDLVSVGAYVAGSSARIDDALAHREAIDAFLKQPAEDLVDYESSVSSLEAL from the coding sequence ATGGCCCTCATCGACCTTGCTGGCGGCTTCTCGCTGGCGCGCTATCACGAACAGGTCGCCTCGGCCGACCCGCTGCCGATGGTCGGCCAGGTCGTGCGCACCGTCGGCCTGCTCGTCGAGTCGAAGGGACCGCGCGTCCGCGTCGGCGAGCTCTGCGAACTGCAATCGCGTGACGGCGCTCCGCCGCTGATGCTGGAGGTCGTGGGCTTCCGCGACAACCTGCTGCAGTCGGTGCCGCTCGGCAGCACCACCGGGATTCGCCCGGGGGACCAGATCGTCTCGCGCGGCCGTCCGGCGTCGGTGCCGGTCGGTGACGCCCTGCTCGGACGCGTCATCGACGGCCTGTGCCGTCCGCTCGACGACCTCGGTCCGCTCGGCACCAGCGAAGTGGGGCCGTTGCACCCGCCACCGCTCAACCCGCTGGCCCGCCAGCCGATCGACATGCCGATCGGGACCGGCGTGCGCGCCATCGATGCGTTGCTGACCGTCGGCCGCGGCCAGCGCGTCGGCCTGTTCGGCGGCAGCGGCGTCGGCAAGAGCACGCTGCTCGGCATGATGGCGCGTGGCACCGCCGCCGACGTCGCCGTGATCGCGCTGGTGGGCGAGCGCGGCCGCGAGGTGCGCAGCTTCCTCGAGCACGACCTCGGGCCCGAGGGCCGGCGCCGCTCGGTGGTCGTCGTCTCGACCTCCGACAACCCGCCGCTGGTCCGACTGCGCGCCGCGTATGCCGCCACGGCGATCGCCGAGTGGTTCCGCGACCAGGGCAAGAACGTCCTGCTGATGATGGACTCGGTGACGCGCTTCGCGATGGCGCAGCGCGAGGTCGGGCTCGCGGCAGGGGAGCCGCCGACCGCGAAGGGCTACCCGCCGTCGGTGTTCGGCCTGCTGCCGGGATTGCTCGAGCGCGCCGGCAACGTGCAGGGGCGCGGCTCGATCACGGCGATCTACACCGTGCTTGTCGAGGGCGACGACACCAACGAGCCGGTGGCCGACAACGTGCGCGCCATCCTCGACGGCCACATCGTGCTGTCGCGATCGCTCGGCGCGCGCAATCACTACCCGGCCATCGACATCCTTCCGAGCGTCAGCCGCACCATGCCCGACGTGACCACGCCGGAGCACCGGATGAAGGCCGGTCGGGTGCGTGACTGGATGGCGTTGATCCGCGAGAACGAGGACCTCGTGTCGGTCGGGGCCTACGTCGCCGGC
- a CDS encoding FliH/SctL family protein, with translation MSLRTRRIRGEALPVERFAWSPTETGGRPGGSNSDVWAPLEAMPVVGHQPPPAAPEPYQPTPEQQAQLAALEREAFTKGYAQGERAGLEAGGKRAEAMLRRLAQTLEELSGLRDNMVRQTERELVQLSVAIARRILQREVSVDPELTAALAHIALERLGGAAPATVRLHPDDYTVVTAGQVTPLSGRQVEILPDPSVSRGGCLVESEFGFINASVDAQVDEIARAVLGEPVVSPVSRRGVA, from the coding sequence ATGTCACTTAGGACGCGACGGATCCGCGGCGAGGCGCTGCCGGTGGAGCGCTTCGCCTGGAGCCCCACCGAAACCGGTGGGCGCCCGGGCGGGAGCAACAGCGACGTCTGGGCGCCGCTCGAGGCGATGCCCGTGGTCGGCCACCAGCCGCCGCCGGCCGCACCCGAGCCCTACCAGCCGACGCCCGAACAGCAAGCGCAGCTGGCGGCCCTCGAGCGCGAAGCCTTCACCAAGGGCTATGCCCAGGGCGAGCGCGCCGGGCTGGAAGCCGGCGGCAAGCGCGCCGAGGCGATGCTGCGGCGCCTGGCGCAGACGCTGGAGGAGCTCTCGGGCCTGCGCGACAACATGGTGCGCCAGACCGAGCGCGAGCTGGTGCAGTTGTCGGTGGCCATCGCGCGGCGGATCCTGCAGCGGGAAGTCAGCGTCGACCCCGAGTTGACCGCGGCGCTGGCCCACATCGCGCTCGAGCGTCTTGGTGGCGCTGCGCCGGCCACGGTGCGGCTCCACCCCGACGACTACACCGTGGTGACGGCCGGGCAGGTCACGCCGCTCAGCGGACGGCAGGTCGAGATCCTGCCTGATCCCTCCGTGTCCCGCGGCGGCTGCCTCGTCGAATCGGAGTTCGGCTTCATCAACGCGTCGGTCGACGCGCAGGTGGACGAGATCGCACGCGCCGTGCTCGGCGAGCCCGTCGTCTCGCCGGTCAGCCGCCGCGGAGTCGCCTGA
- the fliG gene encoding flagellar motor switch protein FliG: MTTALMPRMTDLNGVRKAAILTVLLGENASGELFKHLNEEEIEMIAREVALLGPVPAATATEVLEEFHTMWKAAEYVTKGGVDYASKLLVKSLGPDLAKRVLDRVVKTFESSMAFNGLEKADPQQLSKFIQSEHPQTIALILAHLKPGPAAQLMQSLPEDLRVEVVTRMANLEEISPEVISRISAVIEQRLKSLGASTHESYGGVRAVAELLNRIDRGISQPVLEAIEAQAPELAVSIRHLMFVFDDLLHVDDNALREIVQRADKKVLTIALKGTSEDIRNRFFQNMSKRAVDMIREEIELLGAVRLREVEKAQQEIVGIARKLEEEGLLQTGAAAGEPYVT; encoded by the coding sequence ATGACCACGGCCCTGATGCCGCGGATGACCGATCTCAATGGCGTGCGCAAGGCCGCCATCCTCACGGTGCTGCTGGGAGAGAACGCCTCCGGCGAGCTCTTCAAGCACCTGAACGAGGAGGAGATCGAGATGATCGCCCGCGAGGTGGCCCTGCTCGGCCCCGTGCCGGCGGCGACCGCGACCGAGGTGCTCGAGGAGTTCCACACCATGTGGAAGGCCGCCGAGTACGTGACCAAGGGCGGCGTCGACTACGCATCGAAGCTCCTGGTCAAGTCCCTGGGACCGGATCTCGCCAAGCGCGTGCTCGATCGCGTGGTCAAGACCTTCGAGTCGTCGATGGCCTTCAACGGCCTGGAGAAGGCCGATCCGCAGCAGCTGTCCAAGTTCATCCAGAGCGAGCATCCGCAGACCATCGCGCTCATCCTCGCGCACCTGAAGCCGGGGCCGGCCGCGCAGTTGATGCAGAGCCTTCCCGAGGACCTGCGCGTCGAGGTCGTCACGCGCATGGCCAACCTGGAGGAGATCTCGCCCGAGGTGATCTCCCGCATCTCGGCGGTGATCGAGCAGCGCCTCAAGTCGCTCGGCGCGAGCACGCACGAGTCGTACGGCGGCGTGCGCGCGGTCGCCGAGCTCCTCAACCGGATCGATCGCGGCATCAGCCAGCCGGTCCTCGAGGCCATCGAGGCGCAGGCCCCGGAACTGGCCGTGTCGATCCGCCACCTGATGTTCGTGTTCGACGACCTGCTCCACGTCGACGACAACGCGCTGCGCGAGATCGTCCAGCGCGCCGACAAGAAGGTGCTGACCATCGCGCTGAAGGGCACGTCGGAGGACATCCGCAACCGCTTCTTCCAGAACATGTCCAAGCGCGCCGTGGACATGATCAGGGAAGAGATCGAGCTGCTCGGCGCCGTCCGCCTGCGCGAGGTGGAGAAGGCGCAGCAGGAGATCGTCGGCATCGCGCGCAAGCTCGAGGAAGAGGGCCTGCTGCAGACGGGCGCCGCCGCCGGGGAGCCGTATGTCACTTAG
- the fliF gene encoding flagellar basal-body MS-ring/collar protein FliF, with amino-acid sequence MAFLPVQWQSVVERSKAVRASLSTGQLVSLVAVFVGVLALVIGSAWYLNRTEYRVLFSDLNAEEAARVVERLKADNVDYQLQDGGRTVLVPVASTDNLRLQFAGEGMPASGRIGFEIFDKVAFGQTEFLEHVNYRRALEGELARTITTLSEVQAARVHIAMAKESLFGAKEQPAKASVTLTLKGSRALAPQAAASITNLVAASVEGLRPEQVVIIDNYGRPLARGQMSPDSGDMAGIDLEKQQKYERDLATRVVALLEPVVGVERVRANVNVRLHAASEEQTKEDFNPDPVIRSKQETYEGSQAAVAAGVAGARGNLPAPVAPDGTPVAPTPTPAVTTSGLARSSNLTNYEISKTVTHTIRPRGEVARVSVAVLVDDEHVSTVAQDGSVTTKRKPRDPAAMQKLQKLVAATIGLDAQRGDQVTVENIAFEAPVPEPVVTPTLWQRVSDQSSGAVRVVAILLMVAMVLLLFVRPVVGRLLTVPGAHDHATINMPQQLPKTIEEIEGEIEAQLDATPVEGDRRQPVLTRRVANLAHKEPESAAKLVRGWLAESKGAR; translated from the coding sequence GTGGCATTCCTACCCGTGCAGTGGCAGTCCGTGGTCGAGAGGAGCAAGGCCGTGCGCGCCTCGCTCTCCACCGGCCAACTGGTCTCCCTCGTGGCCGTGTTCGTCGGTGTCCTCGCGCTCGTGATCGGGTCGGCGTGGTACCTGAACCGCACCGAGTACCGTGTGCTGTTCAGCGACCTGAACGCCGAAGAGGCGGCCAGGGTCGTCGAGCGCCTCAAGGCCGACAACGTCGACTATCAGCTCCAGGACGGCGGCCGCACGGTGCTCGTCCCGGTGGCCAGCACCGACAACCTCCGGCTCCAGTTCGCCGGCGAGGGCATGCCGGCCAGCGGCCGCATCGGCTTCGAGATCTTCGACAAGGTGGCGTTCGGCCAGACCGAGTTCCTCGAGCACGTCAACTATCGTCGGGCCCTCGAGGGCGAGCTCGCGCGCACCATCACCACGCTCTCGGAGGTGCAGGCCGCCCGCGTCCACATCGCCATGGCCAAGGAGTCGCTGTTCGGCGCCAAGGAGCAGCCTGCCAAGGCCTCGGTCACGCTGACCCTCAAGGGCTCTCGCGCGCTGGCGCCGCAGGCCGCCGCCTCGATCACCAACCTCGTGGCGGCCAGCGTCGAGGGGCTCCGTCCCGAGCAGGTCGTGATCATCGACAACTACGGCCGTCCGCTGGCGCGCGGGCAGATGAGCCCCGACTCGGGCGACATGGCCGGGATCGACCTCGAGAAGCAGCAGAAGTACGAGCGCGATCTCGCCACGAGGGTCGTCGCTTTGCTCGAGCCGGTGGTCGGCGTCGAGCGCGTCCGCGCCAACGTCAACGTCCGCCTGCACGCCGCCTCCGAGGAGCAGACCAAGGAAGACTTCAACCCAGACCCGGTCATCCGCAGCAAGCAGGAGACCTACGAGGGCTCGCAGGCCGCGGTGGCTGCCGGCGTGGCGGGTGCGCGCGGCAACCTCCCGGCGCCGGTCGCGCCCGACGGCACCCCCGTCGCGCCGACGCCGACGCCGGCCGTCACCACCAGCGGACTGGCCAGGAGCAGCAACCTGACCAACTACGAGATCTCCAAGACCGTGACGCACACCATCCGCCCGCGCGGCGAGGTCGCCCGCGTCTCGGTCGCGGTGCTGGTCGACGACGAGCACGTGTCGACGGTGGCGCAGGACGGCTCGGTGACGACCAAGCGCAAGCCGCGCGACCCGGCCGCGATGCAGAAGCTCCAGAAGCTCGTCGCGGCGACGATCGGCCTCGACGCGCAGCGCGGCGATCAGGTCACCGTCGAGAACATCGCGTTCGAGGCCCCGGTGCCCGAGCCGGTCGTCACGCCCACGCTCTGGCAGCGCGTCTCCGACCAGAGCAGCGGGGCCGTGCGCGTGGTGGCCATCCTCCTGATGGTCGCCATGGTGCTGTTGCTGTTCGTGCGGCCGGTGGTCGGTCGCCTGTTGACGGTGCCGGGCGCCCACGACCACGCCACCATCAACATGCCGCAGCAACTGCCCAAGACCATCGAGGAGATCGAGGGCGAGATCGAGGCGCAGCTCGACGCCACGCCGGTCGAGGGCGACCGTCGCCAGCCGGTGCTCACGCGCCGCGTCGCCAACCTCGCGCACAAGGAACCCGAGAGCGCCGCCAAGCTGGTGCGCGGCTGGCTCGCCGAGAGCAAGGGAGCGCGGTGA
- the fliE gene encoding flagellar hook-basal body complex protein FliE — MAIDAITAKVITGVGTGAVPATSSLGGDGGEGFGAALSRLVDTVEQSHAGANQAVNGMLAGQTDVHDAMIALQRADLTLQFGVQVRNKLMNAYQEIMRMPV, encoded by the coding sequence ATGGCCATCGACGCAATCACTGCCAAGGTCATCACCGGCGTCGGCACCGGCGCCGTCCCCGCCACGTCGTCGCTCGGCGGCGATGGCGGCGAGGGATTCGGCGCGGCGCTCTCCCGACTGGTCGACACGGTCGAGCAGAGCCACGCCGGAGCCAACCAGGCCGTCAACGGCATGCTGGCCGGCCAGACCGACGTCCACGACGCGATGATTGCCCTCCAGCGCGCGGACCTCACGCTGCAGTTCGGCGTGCAGGTGCGCAACAAGCTGATGAACGCCTACCAGGAAATCATGCGCATGCCCGTCTAG
- the flgC gene encoding flagellar basal body rod protein FlgC has protein sequence MSSLYSAVNVAASALSAERTRIEVAVSNLANAETTRTESGKPYRRRDVVLASDTVQSFDGVLGRASATGVKVAAIVEDTSKPRLRYDPSHPDANKDGVVELPNVDPAVEMVDMVGASRAYQANLTAINLIRDLVSRALELGRS, from the coding sequence ATGTCGAGTCTCTACAGCGCGGTCAACGTTGCCGCCAGCGCCCTGTCCGCCGAGCGGACGCGCATCGAGGTGGCGGTCTCCAACCTCGCCAACGCCGAGACGACTCGCACCGAGAGCGGCAAGCCGTATCGCCGCCGCGACGTCGTGCTGGCGTCGGACACCGTCCAGAGCTTCGACGGCGTCCTCGGGCGTGCCTCGGCCACCGGCGTCAAGGTCGCGGCCATCGTCGAGGACACCTCGAAGCCACGGCTGCGGTACGACCCCTCGCATCCCGACGCCAACAAGGACGGCGTGGTCGAGCTGCCCAACGTCGATCCGGCCGTCGAGATGGTGGACATGGTGGGCGCCTCGCGCGCCTATCAGGCCAACCTCACGGCCATCAACCTGATTCGCGACCTGGTGTCGCGCGCCCTCGAACTCGGAAGGTCGTAG
- the flgB gene encoding flagellar basal body rod protein FlgB, producing MPISFPTSDAQTMSALRRTLSLAAAKQVVSASNLANLSTPGYKAQEVDFDETLDQQVGGARLAVTNGKHLGGGPGSASGVSTRERQDDAARRDGNTVQVDRELLNMTTAAGEFARAQTALAAKFRLVRYALNESR from the coding sequence ATGCCGATCTCCTTTCCCACCTCCGACGCGCAGACGATGAGCGCGCTGCGTCGCACCCTCAGCCTGGCAGCCGCCAAGCAGGTGGTGTCGGCGAGCAACCTCGCCAACCTGAGCACCCCGGGCTACAAGGCCCAGGAAGTCGACTTCGACGAGACGCTCGACCAGCAGGTCGGCGGCGCGCGCCTGGCCGTGACCAACGGCAAGCACCTCGGCGGCGGTCCCGGCTCGGCCAGCGGCGTGTCGACCCGGGAACGGCAGGACGACGCCGCCCGTCGCGACGGCAACACCGTCCAGGTCGACCGCGAACTCCTCAACATGACCACGGCGGCTGGCGAGTTCGCTCGCGCGCAGACCGCCCTGGCCGCCAAGTTCCGCCTCGTGCGGTACGCCCTGAACGAGAGCCGGTAA
- a CDS encoding response regulator → MAQRQERPAVLIVEDEADIRELLSEYFRARNYEAVGAADGRAALLAIEREPDRFSLVITDLHLPGVDGLAVLRAARAANPGCYVVIVTGFASLDSAIQAVRLGAYDYLTKPFSLGQIDVVLQRIHDIQVLHAENKRLTRQVSQKDAVDLRQALLLRLDGIETRLTRIEAALRARTM, encoded by the coding sequence GTGGCCCAGCGGCAGGAACGCCCGGCAGTACTGATCGTGGAAGACGAGGCGGACATCCGGGAACTGCTCTCGGAGTACTTCCGCGCGCGCAACTACGAGGCGGTGGGCGCGGCCGACGGCCGTGCGGCACTCCTGGCCATCGAGCGGGAGCCTGACCGATTTTCGTTGGTGATCACCGATCTGCACCTGCCTGGCGTCGACGGACTGGCGGTGCTCCGGGCGGCCAGGGCGGCCAATCCCGGTTGTTATGTGGTGATCGTCACCGGGTTTGCCTCGCTCGATTCGGCGATTCAGGCGGTGCGGCTCGGCGCCTACGACTACCTGACCAAGCCGTTCTCGCTCGGGCAGATCGACGTCGTGCTGCAGCGCATCCACGACATCCAGGTCCTGCACGCCGAGAACAAGCGACTGACCCGGCAGGTGTCCCAGAAGGACGCCGTGGACCTCCGGCAGGCATTGCTGCTCCGACTCGACGGCATCGAGACCCGCCTGACCCGCATCGAAGCGGCCCTCCGCGCCCGCACGATGTAG
- a CDS encoding sigma-54 dependent transcriptional regulator gives MTTRPQPSVLVVEDEAELRQTIAESLTEQGFVVAQSPDGADALDRLKGFAYDAIVIDLRLPDADGLDVLDAAVGRYPDILAVMVTGFGGVAEAVSAMRRGAIDFLIKPFQLSQLNRILTTSLEQRRLREENAELRAQLRDRYRFDSVIGHSSAMRHVFSTLELVAPMNSTVLIQGETGTGKELIARTIHHNSPRADQRFVAFNAAAIPEPLAEAELFGHAKGAFTGAVQARVGRFELAHRGTLFIDEVALMSLQMQAKLLRALQEKEIERVGESRSIKFDARIIAASNLDLKKMVKDGTFREDLYYRLHVIPITLPPLRDRKEDIPLLARHFVQKSCRNNNLPPRTLTQDAMRALMNYSWPGNIRQLENAIEHAVAMTGQDTEIQARALPEDISAPAASLLLPTVAIPDEGINFTQVVSQLERELIVRCLEKTGGNKRQAARLLQLSRTTLIDKLNRLNVATPPDDISATA, from the coding sequence GTGACAACCCGCCCCCAGCCATCGGTTCTCGTGGTCGAGGACGAAGCCGAGCTTCGTCAGACCATTGCCGAATCCCTCACGGAGCAAGGCTTCGTCGTGGCCCAGAGCCCCGATGGCGCCGATGCCCTGGACCGGCTCAAGGGCTTTGCCTACGACGCCATCGTCATCGACCTGCGCCTGCCTGACGCCGACGGCCTGGACGTGCTCGACGCCGCGGTGGGTCGCTACCCCGACATCCTGGCCGTCATGGTCACCGGCTTCGGCGGCGTGGCCGAGGCCGTGTCGGCGATGCGACGTGGGGCGATCGACTTCCTCATCAAGCCGTTCCAGCTCTCCCAGCTCAACCGGATCCTGACCACCTCCCTCGAGCAGCGCCGGTTGCGGGAGGAGAACGCCGAACTGCGCGCCCAACTGCGTGACCGGTACCGGTTCGACAGCGTGATCGGCCACAGCTCGGCCATGCGCCACGTCTTCTCCACCCTGGAGTTGGTGGCGCCGATGAACAGCACCGTGCTGATTCAGGGCGAGACCGGCACGGGCAAGGAGCTGATCGCGCGCACCATCCACCACAACAGCCCGCGCGCCGATCAGCGGTTCGTTGCCTTCAACGCGGCCGCCATCCCGGAACCGCTGGCCGAGGCCGAGCTCTTCGGCCACGCCAAGGGCGCCTTCACGGGCGCCGTGCAGGCACGCGTCGGCCGGTTCGAACTCGCCCACCGGGGCACGCTCTTCATCGACGAAGTGGCGCTGATGAGCCTGCAGATGCAGGCCAAGCTGCTGCGCGCGCTGCAGGAGAAGGAAATCGAGCGGGTCGGCGAGAGCCGGTCGATCAAGTTCGACGCCCGCATCATCGCGGCCAGCAACCTCGACCTCAAGAAGATGGTCAAGGACGGCACGTTCCGCGAGGATCTCTACTACCGGCTGCACGTGATTCCCATCACGCTGCCGCCGCTGCGCGACCGCAAGGAAGACATCCCGCTGCTGGCCCGGCACTTCGTGCAGAAGTCCTGCCGCAACAACAACCTGCCGCCGCGCACGTTGACCCAGGACGCGATGCGGGCGCTCATGAACTACAGCTGGCCGGGCAACATCCGCCAGCTCGAGAACGCCATCGAGCACGCCGTGGCGATGACCGGTCAGGACACCGAGATCCAGGCGCGCGCGTTGCCCGAGGACATCTCGGCCCCGGCGGCCTCGCTACTCCTGCCGACCGTGGCCATCCCCGACGAGGGGATCAACTTCACGCAGGTCGTGTCGCAGCTCGAGCGCGAGCTGATCGTCCGGTGCCTCGAGAAGACCGGCGGCAACAAGCGCCAGGCCGCTCGCCTGCTCCAGTTGAGCCGGACCACGCTGATCGACAAGCTGAATCGACTCAACGTCGCCACGCCGCCCGACGACATCAGCGCCACCGCCTAG
- a CDS encoding sensor histidine kinase, giving the protein MSPSEPLPVPSEAIGAPARDLGAGDLVFANRLITLELVLPNVTHEINNALQVIGGLGEILATRPGISDDVAQKLQRIHGQSVRCSGLLRELLGYARRDEASPVTDVARSLDRALNLRRYHLARARVTVHVEPLSDGTHLARMDSQHFEQVVVNLVLNAEQALMGRPDPVIRLTYGRDGGQLVLQVSDNGPGIDQAREGDYFAPFMTTRDGAVGLGLTASRALANAAGGALRFTAPSSVELRVPAK; this is encoded by the coding sequence GTGTCCCCTTCCGAACCGTTGCCGGTGCCCTCCGAGGCCATCGGCGCCCCCGCGCGCGACCTCGGTGCCGGCGATCTCGTGTTCGCCAACCGCCTGATCACGCTCGAACTCGTGTTGCCCAACGTCACGCACGAGATCAACAACGCCCTCCAGGTCATCGGGGGACTCGGTGAGATCCTGGCGACAAGGCCCGGCATCTCCGACGACGTCGCACAGAAGTTGCAACGTATCCATGGGCAGTCGGTGCGGTGCTCGGGGCTGCTGCGCGAACTGCTCGGCTACGCGCGTCGAGACGAGGCGTCGCCGGTCACTGACGTCGCCCGCAGCCTCGACCGTGCATTGAACCTCAGGCGCTACCACCTTGCGCGTGCCCGGGTCACCGTCCACGTCGAGCCGCTGAGCGACGGGACCCACCTGGCGAGGATGGACTCGCAGCACTTCGAGCAGGTGGTGGTGAACCTGGTGCTCAACGCCGAGCAGGCGCTGATGGGGCGGCCCGATCCGGTGATTCGCCTGACCTATGGGCGGGATGGCGGCCAGCTGGTGCTGCAGGTCAGCGACAACGGGCCCGGCATCGACCAGGCGCGCGAAGGGGACTACTTCGCGCCGTTCATGACGACGCGCGACGGCGCGGTCGGGCTCGGGCTCACCGCCAGTCGAGCGCTGGCCAACGCGGCCGGCGGGGCGTTGCGGTTCACGGCGCCGTCGAGCGTCGAGTTGCGGGTTCCGGCGAAGTAG
- a CDS encoding response regulator: protein MRFLVVDDSSTMRRIIINTLNKIGYTDIVEAGNGREGIDRVSEGPVDLVITDWNMPEMNGIEFIRALRTMDGKDKLPVLMVTTNAAKDDIVEALRAGVNNYVVKPFTPETIKEKIDAVLAH from the coding sequence ATGCGCTTTCTCGTGGTAGACGATTCGTCGACGATGCGACGCATCATCATCAACACGCTCAACAAGATCGGCTACACGGACATCGTGGAGGCCGGCAACGGGCGCGAAGGAATCGATCGGGTGTCGGAAGGCCCCGTCGACCTGGTCATCACCGACTGGAACATGCCGGAGATGAACGGGATCGAGTTCATCCGCGCGCTGCGGACGATGGACGGAAAGGACAAGCTCCCCGTACTGATGGTCACCACCAATGCGGCCAAGGACGACATCGTCGAGGCGCTGCGGGCGGGGGTCAACAACTACGTGGTCAAGCCCTTCACGCCCGAAACCATCAAGGAAAAGATCGACGCGGTGCTGGCCCACTAG
- a CDS encoding chemotaxis protein CheX encodes MIETLRACTIDVFGTMVGTALAEGTPLDGDALRPQSNVVGQIGFGGSRSGLVVFYATFAGAGFITRMLLGLDEQTEPSKPEVADAIGEITNMIAGSFRTRMATDGDAWAISIPTVTMGSDFYMTPLTDGRRTMLPFRMQDHEIFVELVITTAKVRRA; translated from the coding sequence ATGATCGAGACCCTCCGTGCGTGCACGATCGACGTGTTCGGCACCATGGTGGGCACCGCCCTCGCCGAAGGCACCCCGCTCGACGGGGACGCCCTCCGGCCGCAGAGCAACGTCGTCGGCCAGATCGGCTTCGGCGGATCGCGCTCCGGCCTGGTCGTGTTCTACGCGACGTTTGCCGGGGCCGGCTTCATCACGCGCATGCTCCTGGGTCTCGACGAGCAGACCGAGCCCTCCAAGCCGGAGGTCGCCGACGCGATCGGCGAGATCACCAACATGATTGCCGGCTCGTTCCGCACCCGCATGGCCACCGATGGCGACGCGTGGGCGATCTCGATCCCGACGGTGACCATGGGATCGGACTTCTACATGACGCCACTCACCGACGGGCGCCGCACGATGCTGCCCTTCCGCATGCAGGATCACGAAATCTTCGTGGAACTGGTCATCACGACGGCCAAGGTGCGTCGCGCATGA
- a CDS encoding HDOD domain-containing protein, whose translation MSLPAGSAATSATLALRNGDHPWLRPDDLSIPMLPDQAQRVLHLVGDPDVTIATLAAVVSKDPVLATRVLGMANSALYGAMSPLRSVSDAVVRLGTRTVRNVVVTVSMQSQFKSPDVYGHDGHNFMEHAVGTAYVAHLVADHVRADVEEAFLCGLLHDIGKLVVLRTAHQYQEKHGAVIRADELASAVKQHHALCGALALGFWNVPDEVRDIVQHHHAFEEAADPQAAAICYAANLLSHRYGFGCAPEGDGVLEDAVFPYLELDAAWLARADVRAPGLFNAARQALG comes from the coding sequence ATGAGCCTTCCGGCAGGATCGGCGGCCACCAGCGCCACGCTGGCGCTCCGCAACGGCGACCACCCGTGGCTGCGTCCCGACGACCTGTCGATTCCGATGCTGCCCGACCAGGCGCAGCGCGTCCTCCACCTGGTGGGCGATCCCGACGTCACCATCGCGACGCTGGCCGCCGTCGTGAGCAAGGATCCGGTGCTGGCCACGCGCGTGCTCGGCATGGCCAACTCCGCGCTCTACGGCGCGATGTCGCCGCTGCGTTCGGTCTCTGACGCGGTGGTGCGCCTCGGCACGCGGACGGTGCGCAACGTCGTGGTGACCGTGTCGATGCAGTCGCAGTTCAAGTCACCCGACGTGTACGGGCACGACGGGCACAACTTCATGGAGCACGCGGTGGGCACCGCGTACGTCGCGCACCTGGTGGCCGATCACGTGCGGGCCGACGTCGAGGAAGCGTTCCTGTGCGGGTTGCTGCACGACATCGGCAAGCTGGTCGTGCTCCGGACGGCCCACCAGTACCAGGAGAAGCACGGGGCGGTGATTCGCGCCGACGAGCTGGCGTCGGCGGTGAAGCAGCACCACGCGCTGTGCGGCGCGCTGGCGCTGGGGTTCTGGAACGTCCCCGACGAGGTGCGCGACATCGTGCAGCACCACCACGCCTTCGAGGAAGCCGCCGATCCGCAGGCCGCCGCGATCTGCTATGCGGCCAACCTCCTCAGCCACCGCTACGGGTTCGGCTGCGCGCCCGAGGGAGACGGCGTGCTGGAAGACGCGGTCTTCCCCTACCTCGAGCTCGATGCGGCGTGGTTGGCCCGCGCCGACGTGCGGGCGCCCGGCCTCTTCAACGCGGCGCGCCAGGCCCTCGGCTAG